A window from Camelus dromedarius isolate mCamDro1 chromosome 9, mCamDro1.pat, whole genome shotgun sequence encodes these proteins:
- the ATXN1L gene encoding ataxin-1-like gives MKPVHERSQECLPPKKRDLPVTSEDMGRTTSCSTNHTPSSDASEWSRGVVVAGQSQSGARVSLGGDGAEAITGLTVDQYGMLYKVAVPPATFSPTGLPSVVNMSPLAPTFNVASSLIQHPGIHYPPIHYAQLPSTSLQFIGSPYSLPYAVPPNFLPSPLLSPSANLATSHLPHFVPYASLLAEGATPPPQASSPAHSFNKAPSATSPPGQLPHHSSTQPLDLAPGRMPIYYQMSRLPAGYTLHETPTAGASPVLTPQEGQSALEAASANGQRQRERNLVRRESEALDSSNSKGEGQGLVPVVECVVDGQLFSGSQSARVEVAVPAHRGTPDTDLEVQRVVGALASQDYHVVAAQRKDESSPLNLSHHNPDHQGEGRGSARNPAEMAEKNQARGFYPQSHQEPMKHRPLPKAMVVANGNLVPTGTDPGLLPMGSEILVASNLDMQARTTFPDKESTPPPITSSHLPSHFMKGAIIQLATGELKRVEDLQTQDFVRSAEVSGGLKIDSSTVVDIQESQWPGFVMLHFVVGEQQSKVSIEVPPEHPFFVYGQGWSSCSPGRTAQLFSLPCHRLQVGDVCISISLQSLNSNSVSQASCAPPGQLGLPQERPERTVLGPREQCDSDGKSQPSGEGSRMVEPSQPEPGAQACWPAPSFQRYSMQGEEARAALLRPSFISQEVKLSIEGRSNAGK, from the coding sequence ATGAAACCTGTTCATGAGAGGAGTCAGGAATGCCTTCCACCAAAGAAACGAGACCTCCCCGTGACCAGCGAGGATATGGGGAGAACTACCAGCTGCTCAACTAACCACACACCCTCCAGTGATGCCTCTGAATGGTCCCGCGGGGTTGTGGTGGCCGGGCAGAGCCAGTCAGGAGCCAGAGTCAGCCTGGGGGGTGATGGAGCTGAGGCCATCACTGGTCTGACAGTGGACCAGTATGGCATGTTGTATAAGGTGGCTGTGCCACCTGCCACCTTCTCCCCAACTGGCCTCCCATCTGTGGTGAACATGAGCCCCTTGGCCCCCACATTTAATGTAGCGTCTTCACTGATTCAACATCCAGGAATCCACTATCCCCCAATCCACTATGCTCAGCTTCCGTCCACTTCTCTGCAGTTTATTGGGTCTCCTTATAGCCTTCCCTATGCTGTGCCACCTAATTTCCTACCGagtcccctcctttctccttctgccAACCTCGCCACCTCTCACCTTCCACACTTTGTGCCATATGCCTCGCTCCTGGCAGAAGGAGCCACTCCTCCCCCCCAGGCTTCCTCCCCGgcgcattcattcaacaaagccCCCTCTGCCACTTCCCCACCTGGGCAGTTGCCGCATCACTCGAGTACTCAGCCACTGGACCTTGCTCCAGGCCGGATGCCCATATATTATCAGATGTCCAGGCTTCCTGCTGGGTACACCTTGCATGAAACCCCAACAGCAGGTGCCAGCCCAGTTCTTACTCCTCAGGAGGGCCAGTCTGCTCTGGAGGCAGCTTCTGCCAATGGACAGAGACAGCGAGAGCGAAATTTAGTAAGACGGGAAAGTGAAGCCCTTGACTCCTCCAACAGCAAGGGTGAAGGCCAGGGACTGGTgccagtggtagaatgtgtggtGGATGGACAGTTATTTTCAGGTTCTCAGTCTGCGCGGGTGGAGGTGGCAGTGCCAGCACATCGAGGGACCCCAGACACCGACCTCGAGGTCCAGCGGGTGGTTGGCGCTTTAGCTTCTCAGGACTATCATGTGGTGGCAGCTCAGAGAAAGGATGAGTCCAGCCCCCTCAACCTGTCCCATCATAACCCCGACCATCAGGGTGAAGGGCGAGGGTCAGCCAGGAACCCAGCAGAGATGGCCGAGAAAAATCAGGCCCGAGGGTTTTACCCTCAGTCCCATCAGGAACCCATGAAACATAGACCTTTACCCAAAGCAATGGTTGTAGCCAATGGCAACCTGGTGCCCACTGGAACTGACCCAGGCCTGCTGCCCATGGGCTCGGAGATCCTGGTGGCATCAAATTTGGACATGCAGGCCAGAACCACCTTCCCAGACAAGGAGTCAACGCCACCCCCCATTACCTCCTCCCACTTGCCCTCCCATTTCATGAAAGGCGCCATCATCCAGCTGGCTACAGGGGAGCTGAAACGGGTGGAGGACCTCCAGACCCAGGATTTTGTGCGCAGTGCCGAAGTGAGCGGGGGGCTGAAGATTGACTCTAGCACAGTCGTGGACATTCAGGAGAGCCAGTGGCCTGGATTTGTCATGCTGCATTTTGTGGTTGGTGAGCAGCAGAGCAAAGTGAGCATCGAGGTGCCCCCCGAGCACCCCTTCTTTGTATATGGCCAGGGTTGGTCCTCCTGCAGCCCTGGACGGACTGCAcagctcttctctctgccctgccaTCGGCTACAGGTGGGAGATGTCTGCATCTCTATCAGTTTACAGAGCTTGAACAGTAACTCAGTTTCTCAGGCCAGCTGTGCTCCCCCAGGCCAGCTGGGTCTTCCCCAAGAAAGGCCTGAGAGGACAGTCTTGGGACCCCGAGAGCAATGTGACAGTGATGGGAAAAGCCAACCGTCAGGAGAGGGCTCCCGAATGGTAGAGCCCTCACAGCCGGAGCCTGGTGCTCAGGCCTGCTGGCCAGCCCCGAGCTTCCAAAGATACAGCATGCAAGGGGAGGAGGCACGGGCTGCGCTGCTCCGTCCCTCTTTCATTTCACAGGAGGTAAAGCTGTCCATCGAAGGGCGTTCCAATGCGGGAAAATGA